The proteins below are encoded in one region of Apium graveolens cultivar Ventura chromosome 4, ASM990537v1, whole genome shotgun sequence:
- the LOC141719766 gene encoding uncharacterized protein LOC141719766, with translation MDIRESDVRRGKPTEDLVLIPSDSMDLDTTTCIGASLGKLLKDQLIKFLQENNDVFAWIMADMPGIDPNLITHKLNVDLTWKAVQQKKRTYAPDRLEAFKKEVEKLLQAGFIEEVRFPEWLANPVMVKKANMKWRKCIDFTYLNDACPKDCYFLSRIDTLSIPMQGMRC, from the coding sequence ATGGATATTCGAGAGAGCGATGTGCGTCGAGGGAAGCCAACCGAAGACTTGGTCCTAATTCCCTCAGACTCGATGGACCTTGATACGACCACCTGCATCGGAGCATCCTTGGGGAAACTTCTGAAGGACCAATTGATAAAGTTCCTACAAGAGAATAATGATGTGTTTGCTTGGATAATGGCCGACATGCCTGGGATCGACCCCAACCTTATAACTCACAAGTTAAACGTTGACCTAACATGGAAGGCCGTACAACAAAAGAAGAGAACCTATGCACCAGATAGGCTGGAAGCCTTTAAGAAGGAGGTTGAGAAGCTCCTTCAGGCTGGATTTATCGAGGAAGTACGATTCCCTGAATGGTTAGCTAACCCTGTTATGGTCAAGAAAGCCAACATGAAGTGGAGGAAGTGCATTGACTTCACTTACCtcaatgatgcatgccctaaggactgctACTTTCTATCAAGGATTGACACTTTATCGATACCAATGCAGGGAATGagatgctaa